The following coding sequences are from one Streptomyces sp. NBC_01232 window:
- the haaT gene encoding cyclophane-containing RiPP biosynthesis TPR protein HaaT, with amino-acid sequence MRLRRGISVAVVAAGGAVTTMLVGLVTNAVSESEWPGWLGWLQQHGWFSFALLGGAMVGLAVLLAALSESGASERRAEPTPQPEEGTVPPGAALVLRSLPRDTTAFTDRTAELEALVRSVRNSQESGEALPVHVIDGMPGVGKTTFAVHAGHVLSERFPDGQLFVNLNGHTTGRPPVQATEALASLLAATGLPAQRIPVGDDLGAVTEARAAMWRSQLANKKALLILDNAASYRQLEPLLPGGSDCLVLVTSRKRLAAYEEVVLPVEALPAEHAVDLFVRLSGRSAESLDRSVLEQLVELCGYLPLGVSLLAARLRHRPSWSAEDLRARLVTAGDRLGELRAGERAVAATFSLSYQDLTPERQHFFRCLGLYPGTELDAFSGAALGSVSVAAAREGLDTLYDAHLIEEHPGSRFRLHDLLRDYARGLADEGGSMAPVHAVQRVCSYYLAVLAVANRHIARNGASTPNSPDGAAQVETPPIDSRTAALGWLEDERANVLACIRRANDLALHELVIHMAAAMAPFLRQAGPWDQAVGLHRTAAEAARHTGDRRALANALAELGVVRRFMAAYPEAIEALNEAVTEYEAVGEKRGKADALNQVGIVWYMTADNDASARAQTEALALYREIGDRLGQANALADLGMVRRQTSQFDTAVAAQTEALAIYRELGDRYGEANSLRDLGVVHSLLGEYQLAEQRHREAFGIYQELDDRVHQAYALNELGVVRRLTGDLTGAREAHTRALEYFTELGERFGRTNSVRYLGVLDRMDGNVVEAIRSLDDALDSYRDLGSRGGEAASLGELGAARGVAGERDGAVESFRRSLDILRELGDRCGEAEVLNHWGTLLHSSGDWAAARGLFEQALGLARDIRCPLEEARALEGIGRCDWTAGERARGEGALREALDVYRRLGVGGAADVVERVLASRAE; translated from the coding sequence ATGAGGCTCCGGCGGGGGATTTCCGTTGCCGTCGTGGCCGCCGGCGGAGCCGTTACGACCATGCTCGTGGGGCTCGTCACCAACGCGGTGTCCGAGTCGGAGTGGCCCGGTTGGCTGGGGTGGTTGCAGCAGCATGGCTGGTTCTCGTTCGCTTTGCTCGGCGGGGCCATGGTCGGGCTGGCGGTGCTGCTTGCCGCGCTGTCGGAGTCGGGGGCGTCGGAACGCCGCGCTGAGCCGACGCCTCAGCCAGAGGAAGGGACGGTGCCTCCGGGTGCTGCCCTCGTGCTGCGGTCCCTGCCGCGCGACACCACCGCGTTCACCGACCGGACCGCCGAGCTCGAGGCGCTGGTGCGGTCCGTACGGAACTCGCAGGAGAGCGGCGAGGCGCTGCCTGTTCATGTGATCGACGGAATGCCAGGAGTCGGGAAGACGACGTTCGCCGTACATGCAGGACATGTGCTGTCGGAGCGGTTCCCGGACGGCCAGCTCTTCGTGAATCTGAACGGGCACACGACGGGAAGGCCCCCCGTACAGGCCACGGAAGCGCTCGCATCGTTGCTGGCGGCGACCGGACTGCCGGCGCAGCGGATCCCTGTCGGCGACGACCTGGGTGCGGTCACCGAGGCGAGGGCGGCCATGTGGCGGAGCCAGCTCGCGAACAAGAAGGCACTGCTCATCCTCGACAACGCGGCCAGCTATCGCCAGCTGGAGCCCTTGCTCCCCGGTGGGAGCGACTGTCTCGTGCTGGTGACGAGCCGGAAGCGGTTGGCTGCGTACGAGGAGGTGGTCCTGCCAGTGGAGGCGTTGCCGGCGGAGCATGCGGTCGACCTGTTCGTACGCCTCAGCGGGCGATCGGCGGAGTCGCTGGATCGGTCCGTCCTCGAGCAGTTGGTGGAGCTGTGCGGGTACCTGCCACTGGGGGTGTCGTTGCTCGCCGCGCGGCTGCGCCATCGCCCGTCGTGGAGCGCCGAGGATCTCCGTGCGCGTCTGGTCACCGCCGGGGACCGGCTGGGAGAGCTCCGAGCTGGGGAGCGCGCGGTCGCCGCGACGTTCAGTCTGTCCTACCAGGACCTCACACCTGAGCGGCAGCACTTCTTCCGGTGTCTCGGCCTCTACCCTGGAACCGAGCTCGATGCTTTCTCCGGGGCCGCGCTCGGCTCGGTCTCGGTGGCGGCGGCACGCGAGGGACTCGACACGCTCTACGACGCCCATCTGATCGAGGAGCACCCGGGGAGCCGGTTCCGGCTTCACGACCTCCTACGCGACTATGCCCGCGGTCTCGCCGACGAGGGAGGCAGCATGGCCCCTGTTCATGCCGTTCAGCGCGTGTGCTCCTACTACCTGGCCGTCCTCGCTGTCGCGAACAGACACATTGCCCGCAACGGCGCCTCTACACCGAATTCTCCGGATGGCGCCGCCCAGGTCGAGACCCCTCCCATCGATTCACGTACGGCGGCTCTCGGCTGGCTGGAGGACGAGCGGGCCAACGTCCTGGCCTGCATCCGAAGGGCAAACGATCTCGCGCTGCACGAGTTGGTGATCCACATGGCTGCGGCGATGGCGCCCTTCCTGCGGCAGGCCGGGCCCTGGGACCAAGCCGTTGGCCTCCACCGGACCGCCGCCGAGGCCGCCCGGCACACCGGCGACCGGCGGGCGCTGGCCAACGCGCTGGCCGAGCTCGGAGTCGTACGGCGCTTCATGGCGGCGTACCCCGAGGCCATCGAGGCACTGAACGAGGCGGTGACGGAGTACGAGGCGGTCGGCGAGAAGCGAGGCAAGGCTGACGCTCTGAACCAGGTGGGCATCGTCTGGTACATGACCGCGGACAACGACGCCTCTGCCCGGGCGCAGACCGAGGCCCTCGCGCTCTATCGGGAGATCGGCGACCGTCTCGGCCAGGCGAACGCGCTCGCGGACCTCGGCATGGTGCGCCGGCAGACCAGCCAGTTCGACACAGCGGTGGCGGCACAGACCGAAGCGCTGGCGATCTACCGGGAGCTGGGCGACCGGTACGGAGAGGCCAACTCACTGCGGGACCTTGGCGTCGTGCACAGTCTCCTGGGCGAGTATCAGCTGGCTGAGCAGCGCCACCGTGAGGCATTCGGCATCTACCAGGAACTCGACGACCGAGTCCACCAGGCGTATGCCCTCAACGAGCTCGGAGTCGTACGGCGCCTGACCGGCGACCTCACCGGGGCGCGGGAGGCTCACACCCGGGCGCTGGAGTACTTCACCGAACTCGGCGAACGGTTCGGCCGCACGAACAGCGTTCGCTACCTCGGGGTACTGGACCGCATGGACGGGAACGTCGTCGAGGCGATCCGGTCATTGGATGACGCCCTGGACTCGTACCGCGATCTCGGCAGCCGTGGCGGCGAGGCCGCCTCGCTGGGCGAGCTGGGTGCGGCGCGCGGGGTCGCCGGCGAGCGGGACGGTGCCGTCGAGTCGTTCCGGCGGAGTCTGGACATCCTCCGAGAACTCGGCGACCGGTGCGGTGAGGCGGAGGTCCTGAACCACTGGGGGACGCTGCTGCACTCCTCCGGTGACTGGGCTGCCGCCCGCGGACTCTTCGAGCAGGCGCTGGGGCTGGCCCGCGACATCCGCTGCCCGCTTGAAGAGGCACGGGCTTTGGAGGGGATCGGCCGTTGCGACTGGACGGCCGGCGAGCGGGCGCGGGGCGAAGGGGCGCTGCGTGAAGCGCTCGATGTGTACCGACGATTGGGCGTGGGCGGGGCGGCAGATGTCGTCGAGCGGGTACTTGCGTCGCGGGCCGAGTAG
- a CDS encoding HelD family protein, with translation MSTTTRDETLAGEQRAVDHAYDCYTTKLAELSGTSAATASASGKDGIANRAEAEARAEAYGGLGDEALVFSRVDAPEDPGGQPRPWYIGRRGVKDSDNDPVVLLWTSPQAKTWIETRPESPGEVVLRRQLRCVQRIVEGYFDEISPAAPAPVPVPEPVGVPESADVPVPRRAADDSVAEEADASPAPERTTAPTPGDVVRRQRRKAPQPDDFLLQELQRSRGGRMRDIVETIRRDQMALVTGSPSDILVVQGGPGTGKSAVGLHRVTWLVNNEHFKAQDILVIGPHQRFLDYVGQVLPTLGTRDVNAVQLDRLWEGEILGVDSAKARLAKSGEGMAAVLRRRVESDYRPEALDALTVAPSYEGDEPGVVVTAGSTTLRVPKSEVLVLLDQAHAGDGPFRERRDRFRGLFVDRLLQELADVAPRRGQAGTIRRDLERNRRVERLVERVWPSPGPREALRSLYDSADLLRDCADGILDEDEQTALLRARAASADADPWTLDDHVCLEELRVLISGETPPRYGHIVVDEAQDLTPMQARSLRRRCAVGGSMTVLGDLAQATGAHVPTSWDLLGALLSDHGDWSVAQLTTSYRVPAEIMEFVAPLAQAIAPTLPYPRAVRGAGADAVQTVATEPWKLLDDTVAHVARLMDTSDGSTPRSVAVIVPDDSDWLDAISRRIAADGDIGERNREAVSVLAAAQAKGMEYDHVLVVEPATIADRGPAGLRQLYVALTRSTQSLTVLHTAALPEALTTSADDAEPAAPDVRPAGAAESHPRIGSDVRVEVVGHVSGGRYKVRPLSPVIDRPLVLTVRQGSVPPRRGDELDCWVFANDTSQTVLTADQRGRSPVSERMAGRYLAALDVLGELTGSDGDVPDARSRLSELQGMANRILRRDQADWVDVLHLFCDPDRERLGVLRDLAATTNRALKEGTFNAGRLAEGLDASGWAGPLAAARRELQERFSLATKPNSDRATPVAPTQPDQKEEVQMTTADTAAATPAATTKDGFLRALEAAAVADRTCKKHEAVRHALKASLLWADLQPADSPVVDVSCVTQHGLFLYEALGAGCSTYADLRSGATRLLEINHTLPAPADGLYLALSEPPTEDWSVDTIRDVFRVNVIWRSPTGWGGDNAHTAFGSSGVTNHQ, from the coding sequence CATACGACTGCTACACGACGAAACTGGCTGAACTGAGCGGCACCTCGGCGGCCACCGCCTCGGCGAGCGGCAAGGACGGGATCGCCAACCGGGCCGAAGCGGAGGCGCGGGCGGAGGCCTACGGAGGTCTGGGGGACGAGGCGCTGGTCTTCTCCCGCGTCGACGCCCCGGAGGACCCGGGCGGGCAGCCCCGGCCCTGGTACATCGGGCGCCGTGGGGTGAAGGACAGCGACAACGATCCGGTTGTCCTGCTGTGGACCAGCCCCCAGGCGAAGACCTGGATCGAGACCCGGCCCGAGAGCCCGGGCGAGGTGGTCCTGCGCCGGCAGCTCCGCTGCGTACAGCGCATCGTCGAGGGCTACTTCGACGAGATCTCCCCGGCGGCACCCGCTCCCGTACCCGTACCCGAGCCCGTCGGCGTACCCGAGTCCGCCGACGTACCGGTGCCCCGCCGGGCCGCCGACGACAGCGTGGCGGAGGAGGCGGACGCGTCCCCCGCCCCGGAACGTACGACGGCCCCCACGCCCGGCGATGTCGTACGACGGCAGCGGCGTAAGGCACCCCAGCCGGACGACTTCCTGCTGCAGGAGCTCCAGCGGTCGCGCGGCGGCCGGATGAGGGACATCGTCGAGACCATCCGCCGTGACCAGATGGCGCTGGTCACCGGCTCGCCCTCGGACATCCTCGTCGTGCAGGGCGGCCCCGGTACCGGCAAGTCGGCGGTCGGTCTCCACCGGGTGACCTGGCTCGTCAACAACGAGCACTTCAAGGCCCAGGACATCCTCGTCATCGGCCCCCACCAGCGGTTCCTCGACTACGTCGGCCAGGTCCTCCCCACCCTCGGCACCCGGGATGTCAACGCCGTCCAGCTGGACCGCCTGTGGGAGGGCGAGATCCTCGGTGTGGACTCCGCGAAGGCGCGTCTGGCGAAGTCGGGGGAAGGCATGGCGGCCGTACTGCGGCGCCGGGTCGAGAGCGACTACCGGCCCGAGGCCCTCGACGCCCTCACCGTCGCCCCCTCCTACGAGGGCGACGAGCCCGGGGTCGTCGTCACCGCCGGCAGTACGACCCTCCGCGTGCCGAAGTCCGAGGTCCTCGTCCTCCTCGACCAGGCTCACGCCGGCGACGGGCCCTTCCGGGAGCGGCGGGACCGCTTCCGCGGCCTGTTCGTCGACCGGCTTCTCCAAGAGCTCGCCGATGTCGCACCGCGCCGCGGACAGGCCGGTACGATCCGCCGCGACCTGGAGCGCAACCGCCGGGTCGAGCGCCTCGTCGAACGCGTCTGGCCGTCCCCCGGACCCCGGGAGGCCCTGCGCAGCCTCTACGACTCGGCCGACCTCCTGCGGGACTGCGCCGATGGCATCCTCGACGAGGACGAGCAGACGGCCCTGCTGCGGGCCCGCGCCGCCAGCGCCGACGCCGACCCGTGGACGCTCGACGACCACGTCTGCCTCGAAGAGCTTCGCGTGCTGATCAGCGGCGAGACACCGCCGCGATACGGCCACATCGTCGTCGACGAGGCCCAGGACCTCACGCCCATGCAGGCCCGCTCCCTGCGGCGGCGCTGCGCCGTGGGCGGCTCCATGACCGTCCTGGGCGACCTCGCGCAGGCGACGGGCGCCCACGTCCCGACGAGCTGGGACCTGCTCGGCGCACTCCTCTCCGACCACGGCGACTGGAGCGTGGCTCAGCTCACCACCAGCTACCGCGTCCCCGCCGAGATCATGGAGTTCGTTGCTCCGCTCGCACAGGCGATCGCTCCGACCCTGCCGTACCCGCGGGCTGTTCGGGGGGCGGGAGCGGACGCCGTACAGACCGTGGCGACCGAACCGTGGAAGCTGCTCGACGACACCGTCGCCCACGTGGCACGACTGATGGACACCAGTGATGGCAGCACCCCTCGCTCCGTGGCCGTCATCGTTCCCGACGACTCAGACTGGCTGGACGCGATCAGCCGCAGGATCGCCGCGGATGGCGACATCGGTGAGCGGAACCGCGAGGCTGTCTCCGTACTGGCCGCCGCGCAGGCCAAGGGAATGGAGTACGACCACGTCCTGGTCGTCGAGCCCGCGACGATCGCCGACCGTGGTCCGGCCGGGCTGCGCCAGCTGTACGTGGCCCTCACCCGCAGCACCCAGAGCCTGACCGTCCTGCACACCGCCGCGTTGCCGGAGGCGCTCACTACCTCCGCGGACGACGCCGAACCCGCGGCACCGGACGTCCGGCCTGCGGGCGCGGCGGAAAGCCATCCCCGGATCGGCAGCGATGTCCGGGTCGAGGTCGTGGGCCACGTCTCCGGTGGTCGGTACAAGGTCAGGCCGCTGTCTCCGGTGATCGACCGGCCGCTGGTGCTCACCGTCCGCCAGGGCTCGGTTCCCCCGCGCCGGGGTGACGAGCTGGACTGTTGGGTGTTCGCGAACGACACGAGTCAGACGGTGCTCACCGCCGATCAGCGTGGCCGGTCGCCCGTCTCGGAACGGATGGCGGGGCGCTACCTCGCGGCGCTGGACGTGCTGGGAGAGCTGACCGGCAGCGACGGCGACGTTCCCGACGCCCGCAGCCGCCTCTCCGAACTCCAGGGCATGGCCAACCGCATCCTTCGCCGGGACCAGGCCGACTGGGTCGATGTACTTCATCTGTTCTGTGATCCGGACAGGGAGCGACTCGGAGTTCTTCGAGACCTGGCCGCGACAACCAACCGTGCGCTCAAGGAGGGCACTTTCAACGCAGGCCGGCTCGCGGAGGGGCTGGATGCCTCCGGCTGGGCAGGGCCCCTCGCTGCAGCGCGGCGAGAGCTCCAGGAGCGCTTCAGCCTGGCGACGAAGCCGAACTCTGACCGTGCGACCCCCGTCGCCCCGACGCAACCAGATCAGAAGGAAGAGGTGCAGATGACCACCGCGGACACCGCCGCCGCAACACCGGCTGCGACCACGAAGGACGGTTTCCTCCGCGCGTTGGAAGCGGCTGCCGTGGCCGACCGTACGTGCAAGAAGCACGAGGCGGTCCGTCATGCGCTGAAGGCATCACTTCTCTGGGCGGACCTCCAGCCGGCCGACTCCCCGGTCGTCGACGTCAGCTGCGTCACCCAGCACGGTCTCTTCCTCTACGAGGCCCTGGGCGCAGGCTGCTCCACCTATGCGGACCTGCGATCGGGCGCGACCCGCCTCCTCGAGATCAACCACACGCTGCCCGCGCCGGCCGACGGTCTCTACCTTGCCCTCTCCGAACCGCCAACCGAAGACTGGTCTGTGGACACGATTCGCGATGTCTTCCGTGTCAATGTCATCTGGCGCAGCCCGACCGGCTGGGGCGGCGACAACGCGCACACCGCCTTCGGCTCCTCCGGGGTGACCAATCACCAGTAG